A single Tenacibaculum sp. 190524A02b DNA region contains:
- a CDS encoding TonB-dependent receptor has protein sequence MKKYILLVIVFYCEVSSFSQSTIKGRVTFKGEPMEMINIFIKGANQGSVTNKNGYYAIKDVKAGKQKLMVSSIGFENQIKKIQVSKGGELEINFQLKEDTSELDEIVVSGTLKPVKKLDSPVPVEVYSPTFFKKNPAPSVFESMQNVNGVRPQVNCSVCNTGDIHINGLEGPYTFVLIDGMPIVSGLSTVYGLTGIPQALIERIEIVKGPASTLYGSEAVGGIINIITKTPKSAPLLTAESFASSWGEVNTDVGFKYSLGKTKGLLGVNYFNYSNPIDNNKDGFTDLTLQDRISIFNKLTFNRKNNRVFTVAGRYVYEDRWGGQMNWEPKYRGGRDVYGESIYTSRWETFGTYQLPTDEKLSIQFSANGHNQDSFYGDTSYKADQYIGFGQLIWDTNFGEAHDVLMGLAYRYTYYDDNTFATLDAQGINNNPSITHLPGVFVQDEIRLSPNNKLLIGARYDYNSLHGGIFSPRLNYKWNSENNEDVFRVSIGNGFRVANVFTEDHAALTGNREVFFENQLKPETSWNTNINYVKKLVTNNNTIINIDASAFYTYFDNKIIPDYESDTSKIIYGNLEGNAVSKGISLNTDITWQNGLSIIAGATLMDVSTTENGVTQRQLLTESFSGTWSVSYKIPSWGMKIDYTGNVYAPMDLPLLGDNDPRAPKSPWYSIQNIQLTKSFSSGLEIFGGVKNLLNFTPAANSILRTFDPFDKNLDPNNPNLTFDPAYVYASNQGVRLFLGLRYKLF, from the coding sequence ATGAAAAAATACATACTATTGGTGATAGTATTTTATTGTGAAGTCTCATCTTTTTCACAATCAACAATTAAAGGAAGAGTTACTTTTAAGGGCGAGCCAATGGAGATGATTAACATTTTTATTAAAGGAGCTAATCAAGGTAGTGTTACGAATAAAAATGGATATTACGCTATCAAAGACGTGAAGGCTGGTAAACAAAAGTTAATGGTGTCTTCTATTGGTTTTGAAAATCAAATAAAGAAGATTCAGGTGTCTAAAGGTGGAGAGTTAGAAATAAACTTCCAGTTAAAAGAAGACACTTCAGAGTTAGATGAAATAGTAGTTTCAGGAACACTAAAACCAGTTAAGAAGTTAGATAGTCCAGTTCCAGTAGAAGTGTATTCACCAACTTTTTTTAAAAAGAATCCAGCACCATCAGTATTTGAATCAATGCAAAATGTAAATGGAGTAAGACCGCAAGTTAATTGTAGTGTTTGTAATACTGGAGATATCCATATTAATGGGTTAGAAGGCCCTTATACTTTTGTTTTAATAGATGGTATGCCAATTGTAAGTGGTTTGTCAACAGTATATGGACTAACAGGTATTCCTCAAGCTTTAATTGAAAGAATAGAAATAGTTAAAGGACCAGCCTCTACTTTATATGGGTCAGAAGCAGTTGGAGGTATTATAAATATTATTACAAAAACGCCAAAATCGGCTCCTTTATTAACAGCAGAATCTTTCGCAAGTTCTTGGGGAGAAGTAAATACAGATGTAGGTTTTAAATATAGTTTAGGAAAAACAAAAGGTTTATTAGGAGTAAATTATTTTAATTATTCGAATCCTATAGATAATAATAAGGATGGTTTTACAGATTTAACATTGCAAGACAGGATTTCTATTTTTAATAAGCTTACTTTTAATAGAAAGAATAATAGGGTATTTACCGTTGCAGGACGTTATGTGTATGAAGATAGATGGGGAGGTCAAATGAATTGGGAACCAAAATATAGAGGAGGAAGAGATGTTTATGGGGAAAGTATATATACCAGTAGATGGGAAACATTTGGAACTTATCAATTACCAACAGATGAAAAATTGAGTATTCAGTTTAGTGCTAATGGTCATAATCAAGATTCTTTTTATGGAGACACTTCTTATAAAGCAGATCAATACATAGGTTTTGGTCAATTAATTTGGGATACTAACTTTGGAGAAGCTCATGACGTGCTAATGGGATTAGCCTACAGGTATACTTATTATGACGATAATACATTTGCTACACTTGATGCGCAAGGAATAAATAATAATCCATCTATAACACATTTACCAGGTGTATTTGTACAGGACGAAATACGATTGTCTCCAAATAATAAGCTCCTTATAGGGGCAAGGTATGATTATAATAGTTTGCATGGAGGGATTTTTTCACCTCGTTTAAATTATAAATGGAATTCAGAAAATAATGAAGATGTTTTCAGAGTAAGTATAGGAAATGGATTTAGAGTAGCGAATGTATTTACAGAAGATCATGCAGCACTTACAGGAAACAGAGAAGTGTTTTTTGAAAATCAGTTAAAGCCAGAAACCTCTTGGAATACAAATATTAATTATGTAAAAAAGTTAGTAACCAATAATAATACTATTATAAATATAGATGCTAGTGCTTTTTATACCTATTTTGATAATAAGATAATACCAGATTATGAATCGGATACAAGTAAAATTATTTACGGAAATTTAGAAGGGAATGCAGTTTCAAAAGGAATTTCTTTAAATACAGATATTACTTGGCAAAATGGCCTGTCAATTATTGCTGGAGCAACTTTAATGGATGTGTCAACAACAGAGAATGGAGTAACGCAAAGACAATTGTTAACAGAAAGTTTTAGTGGAACATGGAGTGTTTCATATAAAATACCTTCTTGGGGTATGAAAATTGATTATACAGGAAATGTATATGCGCCTATGGATTTACCTTTATTGGGAGATAATGATCCAAGAGCGCCAAAATCTCCATGGTATAGTATTCAAAACATACAATTAACAAAAAGCTTCAGTTCTGGGTTAGAAATTTTTGGAGGTGTAAAAAACTTATTAAATTTTACACCAGCTGCTAATAGTATTTTAAGAACATTTGATCCTTTTGATAAAAACTTAGATCCTAATAACCCTAACCTTACATTTGACCCTGCCTATGTGTATGCTTCAAATCAAGGAGTAAGATTGTTTTTAGGATTACGATATAAACTTTTCTAA
- a CDS encoding TonB-dependent receptor, translated as MKKLLIVAFLSLCNLAFGQSKGTVSGTVTDKEMNGEPLPFANVFIKGTSIGGTTDIDGKYTINVPEGNQTIVFSFVGYQTKEKVVVVKAGETVIVNQLLGANQGVALEEVKINATVNKEKESALLLEQKKAVSIETKIGKQELSRKGVSDVATAVTKTTGVSKEEGSGSVFVRGLGDRYNVTTLNGLPLPSDDPSKKNIDLSIFSTDIVEYIGIDKTYAAGNYGDFGGANINISSKVYKGKGFANFNVGVGLNSEANKKSKFYGADGPGEFGFYKTNYPAFPLNNYNFTTSMDRQVGGTPVNSSLAVKGGDSFSLTDNTRLSFFAVGSFDNDYTYKEGVARGNVDVAGIARKDLRRESYSYNTNTTLMGNLRLKYKAHEFKYNGLMVNSSSNSHDDYQGIYDAFDNAQEGGAVIQRQTFIRNTLFVHQLLGTHKLGDAFKVEWGGAYNFNKNRVPDRRQSTVLPHENDKPNGPKSMFLISNDSDNHRFYSDLQEEEIAANASVTYKFAKDAEDLPKAKLKLGYSGRFKNIDFDATQFNFAITQGIPQPFINDVYNLDSYFNQTNLNAGLYTIKTFRGGLGLPGVNVLFPQVYGGDQTINSGYLTFEYKFSDAFTAVVGVRGEQIKQSIQYNTSILVGNSELDKFAVLPSLSLKYALNDKHNLKFAASKTYTLPQFKERAPFLFEDVVNTSLGNKDLYSSDNYNADIKWEFFPKNDELISLGVFGKYIQNPINEVGINSASNDISFVNSGDWGYAVGAEAEIKKTLFNLEEETEDKTLNNKLSAGLNVAYMHHKQELDSEKVSMENDFGVNFSKKEDGFAGASDLLINTDLTYLRDFKNGMNIQSTVVFNYFSDRIFALGTVGAVGPEVKGNMVDKGFGTLDLILKSQINKNISLGFSAKNLLNPTIERFQDIQNITVLSYKRGVDVKLSVSYNF; from the coding sequence ATGAAAAAATTATTAATTGTAGCTTTTTTAAGCTTATGCAATTTGGCTTTCGGTCAGAGCAAAGGTACTGTATCAGGTACGGTTACCGATAAAGAAATGAACGGAGAACCATTACCTTTTGCAAATGTGTTTATAAAAGGTACGTCTATTGGGGGGACAACAGATATTGATGGTAAGTATACGATCAATGTACCAGAAGGTAATCAAACTATTGTTTTTAGTTTTGTTGGGTATCAAACGAAAGAGAAAGTAGTAGTTGTAAAAGCAGGAGAAACAGTTATTGTAAATCAACTTTTAGGGGCTAATCAAGGAGTAGCATTAGAAGAAGTAAAGATTAATGCTACTGTAAATAAAGAGAAAGAAAGTGCTTTACTATTAGAACAGAAAAAAGCAGTTTCAATTGAGACAAAAATAGGTAAACAAGAATTATCTAGAAAAGGGGTAAGTGATGTAGCTACAGCTGTAACTAAAACTACTGGAGTTTCTAAAGAAGAAGGTTCAGGGAGTGTTTTTGTTAGAGGTTTAGGTGATAGGTATAATGTTACTACTTTAAATGGGTTGCCTTTACCTTCTGATGATCCATCAAAGAAAAATATAGATTTAAGTATTTTCTCTACTGATATTGTTGAATATATTGGAATAGATAAAACGTATGCAGCTGGTAATTATGGAGATTTTGGAGGGGCTAATATTAATATTTCTTCTAAAGTTTATAAAGGAAAAGGTTTTGCTAATTTTAATGTTGGGGTAGGATTAAATTCTGAAGCTAACAAGAAAAGTAAGTTTTATGGTGCAGATGGACCTGGAGAATTTGGTTTCTATAAAACAAATTATCCAGCATTTCCGTTAAACAATTATAACTTTACTACAAGTATGGATAGACAGGTAGGTGGAACTCCTGTTAATTCTTCGTTAGCTGTAAAAGGAGGAGATTCTTTTAGTTTAACTGACAATACAAGGTTAAGTTTCTTTGCAGTAGGTTCTTTTGATAATGATTATACATACAAAGAAGGGGTTGCGAGAGGTAATGTTGATGTTGCAGGTATTGCTAGGAAAGATTTAAGGAGAGAATCTTATTCATACAATACGAATACAACTTTAATGGGGAACTTAAGATTAAAATACAAAGCCCATGAGTTTAAGTATAACGGTTTAATGGTAAATAGTTCTAGTAATTCTCATGATGATTATCAAGGTATTTATGATGCTTTTGATAATGCTCAAGAAGGTGGAGCTGTAATCCAAAGACAAACTTTTATTAGAAATACATTATTTGTACACCAATTATTAGGTACTCATAAATTAGGAGATGCTTTTAAAGTAGAATGGGGAGGAGCTTATAACTTTAATAAAAACAGAGTTCCAGATCGTAGACAAAGTACAGTATTACCTCATGAGAATGATAAACCTAATGGTCCTAAATCAATGTTCTTGATCAGTAATGATTCAGATAACCACAGATTTTATTCAGACCTTCAAGAAGAAGAAATAGCAGCTAATGCTAGTGTTACATATAAGTTTGCCAAGGATGCAGAAGATTTACCTAAAGCAAAATTGAAATTAGGATATAGCGGAAGGTTTAAAAATATAGATTTTGATGCAACTCAGTTTAATTTTGCTATCACTCAAGGAATACCGCAACCGTTTATCAATGATGTATATAATTTAGATAGCTATTTCAATCAAACTAATTTAAATGCAGGGCTATATACTATAAAAACATTTAGAGGAGGTTTAGGTTTACCAGGGGTAAATGTATTATTTCCTCAAGTGTATGGAGGGGATCAAACAATCAATTCAGGGTATTTAACTTTCGAATATAAATTTTCAGATGCATTTACTGCAGTAGTAGGTGTAAGAGGTGAGCAAATAAAACAATCTATTCAATATAATACGTCAATATTAGTAGGTAATAGTGAATTAGATAAGTTTGCAGTACTTCCTTCATTATCGTTAAAATATGCTCTTAACGATAAGCATAATTTAAAGTTCGCAGCTAGTAAGACCTATACATTACCACAGTTTAAAGAGAGAGCACCATTTTTATTTGAAGATGTAGTTAATACTTCATTAGGTAATAAAGATTTGTACTCATCAGATAATTACAACGCTGATATAAAATGGGAGTTTTTCCCTAAAAACGATGAGTTAATATCTTTAGGAGTATTTGGAAAATATATTCAAAATCCAATTAATGAAGTTGGTATAAACTCTGCATCAAATGATATTAGTTTTGTAAACTCAGGTGATTGGGGGTATGCAGTAGGTGCTGAAGCTGAAATAAAAAAGACACTTTTTAATTTAGAGGAAGAAACCGAAGATAAAACATTAAATAATAAATTATCAGCTGGTTTGAATGTTGCTTATATGCATCATAAACAGGAATTAGATAGTGAAAAGGTATCTATGGAGAATGATTTTGGGGTAAACTTTAGCAAGAAAGAAGATGGTTTTGCTGGAGCATCTGATTTATTAATCAATACGGATTTAACGTATTTAAGAGATTTTAAAAATGGGATGAATATTCAATCAACAGTAGTATTTAATTATTTTTCTGATAGAATATTTGCTCTAGGTACTGTTGGAGCTGTAGGACCTGAGGTAAAAGGTAATATGGTAGATAAAGGATTTGGAACATTAGATCTAATTTTAAAATCTCAAATCAACAAAAATATCAGTTTAGGATTTTCTGCTAAAAACTTACTAAACCCAACTATTGAAAGATTTCAGGATATTCAAAACATAACTGTATTATCATATAAAAGAGGGGTAGATGTAAAACTATCTGTATCGTATAACTTTTAA
- a CDS encoding thioredoxin family protein: protein MIKLLRIWLIFGTLSMFSQTEAVFPVTYSFEQAYNLQQKNDKPIFVFVYTDWCKFCHAMKKKVFTSKRIAKILNESFYFVLLNAEDKKEVVIQGKAFKYRTNGYKTGVHELAEALATKNGKLTYPTTVFLSKTNVIDEQIVGFIPVEELNILLESYLKRF from the coding sequence ATGATAAAGTTATTAAGAATATGGTTAATTTTTGGAACGCTGTCAATGTTTTCACAAACAGAGGCAGTGTTCCCTGTTACCTATTCTTTTGAACAAGCATATAATTTACAACAAAAAAATGACAAACCAATATTCGTATTTGTATATACAGATTGGTGTAAGTTTTGTCATGCTATGAAAAAAAAGGTGTTTACTTCTAAAAGAATTGCGAAAATATTAAATGAATCCTTCTATTTTGTACTGTTAAATGCAGAAGATAAAAAAGAGGTTGTAATACAGGGTAAAGCCTTTAAGTACAGGACTAACGGATACAAAACGGGTGTTCATGAATTAGCAGAAGCTTTAGCTACTAAAAATGGGAAATTAACCTATCCGACAACGGTTTTTCTAAGTAAAACTAATGTTATAGATGAGCAGATAGTGGGTTTTATACCTGTTGAAGAGTTAAATATCTTGTTGGAGAGTTACTTAAAGAGATTTTAA
- a CDS encoding metal ABC transporter ATP-binding protein: MDTKYAITVDDLTVAYNYKPVLWDIDLAIPEGILMAIVGPNGAGKSTLIKSILGIINPIAGSVSIYGKPYDKQRKLVAYVPQKGSVDWDFPTTALDVVMMGTYGTLGWIKRPGKLQKKAALEALEKVGMLPFKSRQISQLSGGQQQRVFLARALVQNASIYFMDEPFQGVDATTEIAIINILKELRKAGKTVIVVHHDLQTVPEYFDWVTFLNVKKIATGPVKEIFNDDNLTKTYGINYKVSIQQ; the protein is encoded by the coding sequence ATGGATACTAAATACGCTATAACAGTTGACGACTTAACTGTAGCTTATAACTATAAACCTGTACTATGGGATATTGACCTTGCTATTCCTGAAGGTATCCTAATGGCAATTGTAGGCCCTAACGGCGCAGGAAAATCAACACTAATCAAGTCTATTTTAGGCATTATAAACCCAATAGCTGGAAGTGTTTCTATATACGGAAAGCCCTATGATAAACAACGAAAGTTAGTAGCGTATGTTCCACAAAAAGGAAGTGTAGATTGGGATTTCCCAACCACAGCTTTAGACGTGGTAATGATGGGAACTTATGGTACCTTAGGGTGGATTAAACGACCTGGAAAACTTCAAAAAAAAGCAGCTTTAGAAGCTTTGGAAAAAGTAGGTATGCTTCCTTTCAAAAGCAGACAAATATCACAATTATCAGGTGGGCAACAGCAACGTGTTTTTTTAGCTAGAGCCTTGGTGCAAAATGCATCCATTTATTTTATGGACGAACCTTTTCAAGGAGTTGATGCCACTACTGAAATTGCCATTATTAATATTTTAAAAGAATTAAGAAAAGCTGGAAAAACAGTTATTGTAGTTCATCACGACCTACAAACAGTACCTGAATATTTTGACTGGGTTACCTTTTTAAATGTAAAAAAGATAGCTACTGGTCCTGTAAAAGAAATCTTTAATGATGATAATTTAACAAAAACCTACGGAATAAACTATAAAGTAAGTATCCAACAGTAA
- a CDS encoding metal ABC transporter permease, with amino-acid sequence MSFQEYFSLVFSDYTLRTITIGTAILGAICGMLGSFAVLRKQSLLGDAISHASLPGIAIAFLITGTKNTNILLLGALISGLIGAFWIRGIIKNTHLKTDTALGLILSVFFGFGMLLLTFIQKMPNANQSGLDKFLFGQAATLLISDIWLMAIATGIALLILFLFWKELKLLLFDADYAKTLGINTQFLEALITSFIVLAIVLGLQTVGVVLMSAMLLAPAAAARQWTNKLSIMVILAGIFGAFAGVIGTGISASQTNLSTGPIIVLIAALIVVVSFIFSPSRGLLFRQIRFLKNRRDLKLHKTLAFMFDIAKDHKDKSHPHTIKILNNFQGYTRNTLKKLEERNYIKINGKMWSMTEEGYDFAGNLYNQNLNNE; translated from the coding sequence ATGAGCTTTCAAGAATATTTTTCGCTTGTTTTTTCAGATTACACGCTTCGTACCATAACCATAGGCACAGCCATTTTAGGTGCTATTTGCGGTATGCTAGGCAGCTTCGCTGTACTAAGAAAACAAAGTTTGCTTGGAGATGCTATTTCTCATGCTTCTCTCCCAGGTATTGCTATTGCTTTTTTAATTACTGGTACCAAAAACACAAACATCCTTTTATTAGGTGCATTAATTAGTGGATTGATTGGCGCTTTTTGGATTCGAGGTATTATTAAAAATACGCATTTAAAAACCGATACAGCTCTTGGACTTATTCTTTCAGTTTTTTTTGGGTTTGGAATGCTACTACTAACTTTTATACAAAAAATGCCCAATGCTAATCAATCTGGATTAGATAAATTCTTATTTGGTCAAGCAGCAACTTTATTAATAAGTGACATTTGGCTAATGGCTATCGCTACCGGTATAGCTTTATTAATTTTATTTCTTTTCTGGAAAGAACTCAAACTATTACTTTTTGACGCTGACTACGCAAAAACTCTTGGTATAAATACACAATTTTTAGAAGCTCTAATCACTAGTTTTATTGTATTAGCCATTGTATTAGGTTTACAAACCGTAGGTGTAGTTTTAATGAGCGCTATGCTACTTGCTCCTGCTGCTGCTGCTCGACAATGGACTAATAAACTAAGTATCATGGTAATTTTAGCAGGTATTTTTGGTGCTTTTGCTGGCGTTATTGGTACTGGGATTAGCGCTAGTCAAACCAACCTTTCTACAGGTCCTATTATTGTATTAATTGCTGCTCTTATAGTAGTCGTTTCTTTTATATTTTCACCTTCAAGAGGTTTACTATTTAGGCAAATACGATTTTTAAAAAACAGACGTGATTTAAAACTCCATAAAACTCTAGCTTTTATGTTTGATATAGCTAAGGATCACAAAGACAAATCGCATCCGCACACTATTAAAATATTAAACAATTTTCAAGGGTATACTAGAAATACCTTAAAAAAATTAGAAGAACGCAATTACATTAAAATCAATGGAAAAATGTGGTCTATGACTGAAGAAGGATATGATTTTGCAGGTAATTTATACAACCAAAACTTAAACAATGAGTAG
- a CDS encoding transporter, which translates to MKTLNFIITLLLLSLNTLGQEDKKKIGSIATDRPDQSESTSMLPKKFFQVETGGFYESVNDVNNYTYNTTLLRYGLLDNFELRVAFSNTESFYQNQTLSKGFSPLTIGGKVNIAKENKSLPEITLVGHLNLPFLASKDYKTINSAINFRFAFSHTLNEKSSLSYNLGMAWNGNTPEPSYIYTLSYGHSISSKIGWFLEVYGDLPESSMASHKWDTGFLYLFSDNLQFDISGGTGITNNTQDLYLSAGLSFRLPQ; encoded by the coding sequence TTGAAAACACTTAATTTTATAATCACACTATTACTTCTTTCTCTAAATACATTAGGGCAAGAGGATAAAAAAAAGATTGGAAGCATAGCTACCGATAGGCCTGATCAATCAGAATCCACATCAATGCTTCCTAAAAAGTTTTTTCAAGTAGAAACTGGTGGTTTTTACGAATCTGTAAACGATGTTAATAATTACACCTACAATACCACACTTCTTAGATACGGGTTATTAGATAATTTTGAACTAAGAGTTGCTTTTAGCAACACTGAATCTTTTTATCAAAACCAAACTTTATCTAAAGGGTTTTCTCCACTGACTATTGGAGGTAAAGTAAACATAGCTAAAGAAAATAAATCTTTACCTGAAATCACTTTGGTAGGACATTTGAATTTACCCTTTTTAGCTTCCAAAGATTACAAAACTATAAATAGCGCTATTAATTTTAGGTTTGCTTTTTCACATACATTAAACGAAAAATCATCTTTATCCTATAATTTAGGAATGGCATGGAATGGTAATACCCCAGAACCTTCTTACATCTACACACTTTCATACGGTCATAGTATTTCAAGTAAAATTGGATGGTTTTTAGAAGTATATGGAGACCTCCCTGAAAGCAGTATGGCTAGCCATAAATGGGACACTGGGTTTCTTTATTTATTTTCAGACAATCTTCAATTTGATATTTCTGGCGGAACAGGCATAACCAACAACACTCAAGACTTATACCTTAGCGCTGGGCTAAGCTTTAGATTACCTCAATAA
- a CDS encoding metal-dependent transcriptional regulator: MFSQSEENYIKTIYHISTTSNKGISTNAIAKKLNTKASSVTDMIKKLSEKKVVVYKKYQGVNLTEFGKKTAINIIRKHRLWEVFLVEKLNFSWDEVHEVAEQLEHIKSPKLIDELDKFLGFPKSDPHGTPIPDKDGNIIIQQKTPLNLLDIGYEGKILSVRNSSDNFLRYLNKKNIAIGQNIKVITKEPFDKTVIIDINGKEITLIDEVASNLLISN, from the coding sequence ATGTTTAGTCAATCTGAAGAAAATTACATTAAAACAATTTATCATATTAGTACTACTTCCAATAAAGGAATAAGCACTAATGCTATTGCTAAGAAGCTAAACACAAAAGCTTCCTCAGTTACAGATATGATTAAAAAACTTTCTGAAAAGAAAGTTGTTGTCTATAAAAAATACCAAGGTGTTAATCTTACAGAATTTGGAAAAAAAACGGCTATTAACATTATTAGAAAACATCGACTTTGGGAAGTTTTCCTAGTAGAGAAATTAAACTTTTCTTGGGATGAAGTTCATGAAGTTGCCGAACAGTTAGAACATATTAAATCTCCTAAATTAATTGATGAACTAGACAAATTTTTAGGCTTCCCTAAAAGTGATCCTCACGGAACTCCTATTCCTGATAAAGACGGCAATATTATAATCCAACAAAAAACACCATTAAACTTACTAGATATTGGTTATGAAGGTAAAATACTTTCCGTAAGAAACTCTTCTGATAACTTTTTGAGGTATCTTAATAAAAAAAACATAGCCATAGGTCAAAACATAAAAGTGATCACCAAAGAACCTTTTGACAAAACTGTTATAATTGACATTAACGGTAAAGAAATCACTTTAATAGATGAAGTAGCTAGTAACTTATTAATAAGCAACTAA
- a CDS encoding metal ABC transporter solute-binding protein, Zn/Mn family, translating into MKKIIVLLITISIISCKNNTKKENTKLNVVTTTTMITDLVKNIGGDKINIQGLMGAGVDPHLYKASEGDVSKLFNADVVIYNGLHLEGKLEEVFEKMKHLNKQTIVVSDIIDKNTLISSENFASNYDPHIWFDIKNWIQITQYVSDKLISIDPKNKETYKSNTEKYLSELKQLNTTITSKVAILPEEKRILVTAHDAFNYFGKQHQFNVVGLQGLSTATEAGVKDVQKLADFIITNDVKAIFIESSVPKRTIEALQAAVKAKDKIVTIGGTLYSDALGDKNTIEGTYIGMYKHNVNTIVEALK; encoded by the coding sequence ATGAAAAAAATAATCGTACTACTTATTACTATCAGTATTATTAGCTGTAAAAACAACACCAAGAAAGAGAACACTAAATTAAATGTAGTAACTACCACTACAATGATTACCGATCTAGTTAAAAATATTGGTGGTGATAAAATTAACATTCAGGGATTAATGGGAGCTGGCGTTGACCCTCATTTATACAAAGCAAGTGAAGGCGATGTTTCTAAACTTTTTAATGCAGATGTTGTTATCTATAATGGGCTACATCTGGAAGGCAAATTAGAAGAAGTTTTTGAAAAAATGAAACATCTGAACAAACAAACAATTGTTGTTTCAGATATTATAGATAAAAACACTTTAATTTCTTCAGAAAATTTCGCATCGAATTACGACCCTCATATATGGTTTGACATTAAAAACTGGATACAAATCACGCAATACGTTTCAGACAAGTTAATCAGTATTGACCCTAAAAATAAAGAAACCTATAAAAGTAATACAGAAAAATATTTATCTGAATTAAAACAACTAAATACTACTATAACTTCTAAAGTAGCTATACTTCCTGAAGAAAAAAGAATTTTAGTAACTGCTCATGATGCTTTTAATTACTTTGGTAAACAACACCAATTTAATGTTGTTGGATTACAAGGTCTTTCTACTGCCACAGAAGCTGGTGTTAAAGACGTCCAAAAATTAGCAGATTTTATAATTACTAATGATGTTAAAGCTATTTTTATAGAAAGTTCCGTACCTAAACGTACAATTGAAGCTTTGCAAGCAGCCGTAAAAGCAAAAGATAAAATAGTTACTATTGGTGGTACGTTATATTCAGATGCATTAGGAGATAAAAATACTATTGAAGGCACTTACATAGGCATGTACAAACACAATGTAAACACAATAGTTGAAGCTTTAAAATAA